The Anaplasmataceae bacterium AB001_6 genome has a segment encoding these proteins:
- a CDS encoding protease modulator HflC, translating to MQNKIILCISSILFIFIASLYSSVFFVKEGKQAIVVQFGDIISENSLNPGVHFKIPFIQEVFKVDSRLININTESKEIIAADQKRLMINYYVKYKVIDQIQFYKSSKSLIALERKINPIVESSVRENVGMVSLIELLNNKRSEVMRNIKNEVNDVVNSLGIEVVDVRIKQTDLPSANSEAIFARMNSEREKEAREIRANGAEEAKKIKSIADRDYEIIIANAKKNEEIIRGQGEAKAADIYNKAYSVDKSFFIFQRKIDAYKDLSNSKGNRKFIMNIENNNFLNLIDEGVK from the coding sequence ATGCAAAATAAAATAATTTTATGTATTTCTTCCATTTTATTTATATTTATTGCTTCTCTTTATTCTTCTGTTTTTTTTGTAAAAGAAGGAAAGCAAGCAATAGTGGTTCAATTTGGTGATATTATTAGTGAAAATTCTTTGAATCCTGGTGTTCATTTTAAAATTCCATTTATTCAAGAAGTTTTTAAAGTAGACAGTAGGCTAATTAACATTAATACAGAATCAAAAGAGATTATTGCTGCTGATCAAAAAAGACTTATGATTAATTATTACGTTAAATATAAGGTGATTGATCAGATACAATTTTATAAATCTAGTAAATCATTAATTGCTTTAGAAAGAAAAATAAATCCGATAGTTGAATCAAGTGTGAGGGAAAATGTGGGTATGGTTTCTCTTATTGAGTTATTAAATAATAAGAGATCAGAGGTAATGAGAAATATAAAAAATGAAGTTAATGATGTTGTTAATTCTTTAGGTATTGAAGTCGTTGATGTTAGAATAAAGCAAACTGATTTACCTTCTGCAAACAGTGAGGCTATTTTTGCTAGAATGAATAGTGAAAGAGAAAAAGAAGCTAGAGAAATAAGAGCTAACGGTGCTGAAGAGGCAAAAAAAATTAAATCAATAGCTGATAGGGATTATGAAATTATTATTGCTAATGCAAAAAAAAATGAAGAGATAATACGTGGACAAGGAGAAGCGAAAGCTGCAGATATTTACAATAAAGCTTATTCAGTTGATAAATCATTCTTTATTTTTCAGAGAAAAATTGATGCGTATAAAGATTTATCTAATTCTAAAGGAAATAGAAAATTTATAATGAATATAGAAAATAATAATTTTTTAAATTTAATTGATGAGGGTGTGAAATAA
- a CDS encoding PDZ domain-containing protein, which produces MFYNSVYAVDCDCFSQGFSRVVDQVLPSVVHITTEDTTKNMKQENCNEKHISSKDLYINNDLLRDLKRFFDQFEAISEDQRNKSSTDDKREGKFNPRKQQLGTGFIFDPAGYVVTNYHVLENLNTKHKIFVIDSLGEKYESEMIGFNKNFDIAVLKLSSKRKDFPHLKFDVTKKYKIGDWVISIGNQFGIGVSTSVGIISALNRDILQQGIDLIQTDAAMNMGSSGGPLFNIDGEVIGVNVAIIAPANYFGNVGVSFAIPADVVLPIANSLKEGKQKDKGLIGLTMQYITDDIFSFLELPDKYYYDRGVLIVGVAKNSPAFKAGIKTGDVLTRINDTAIKNPLQVGNIVEYSDMNKDLKISLLRKKEGGKLFSSVNFEEMNFKLRPSLSLYNDSKNAQIHSVSKLGIELEYLSDKVRNNRGISDNRSGAVIVNVDNDDSTNKSFNLNFGDVVRAFIIGNGSMTLIQTEKDFFKFIQDVDKLQAGDSVLLFIDRLGENFSLVLNIK; this is translated from the coding sequence TTGTTTTATAACTCTGTTTATGCAGTTGATTGTGATTGTTTTTCACAGGGTTTTTCACGAGTTGTAGATCAAGTTTTACCTTCAGTTGTTCATATAACAACTGAAGATACTACTAAAAATATGAAGCAAGAAAATTGTAATGAAAAACATATATCCTCTAAAGATTTATATATTAATAATGATTTATTACGCGATTTAAAACGTTTCTTTGATCAATTTGAAGCTATTTCTGAAGATCAGAGAAATAAATCATCTACTGATGATAAAAGAGAAGGCAAGTTTAATCCGAGAAAACAGCAACTTGGGACTGGCTTTATATTTGACCCTGCTGGATACGTAGTTACAAATTATCATGTTCTAGAAAATTTAAACACAAAACATAAGATTTTTGTGATTGATAGTTTGGGGGAGAAATATGAATCTGAAATGATTGGATTCAATAAAAATTTTGATATTGCAGTTTTAAAATTATCAAGTAAGAGAAAAGATTTTCCTCATTTAAAATTTGATGTAACGAAGAAATATAAAATTGGTGATTGGGTTATTTCGATTGGAAATCAATTTGGAATAGGTGTTTCAACTAGTGTAGGTATTATATCTGCTTTAAATAGAGATATATTACAACAGGGTATAGATTTAATACAAACAGATGCCGCGATGAATATGGGTAGTTCAGGTGGTCCGTTATTTAATATAGATGGAGAAGTTATTGGTGTTAACGTTGCTATTATAGCTCCTGCTAATTATTTTGGTAATGTTGGAGTGTCTTTTGCTATTCCTGCTGACGTAGTTTTACCTATTGCAAACTCTCTTAAAGAAGGAAAACAAAAAGATAAGGGTTTAATTGGTTTAACTATGCAGTATATAACCGATGATATTTTTTCTTTTTTAGAGTTACCTGATAAATATTATTACGATAGAGGAGTTTTAATTGTGGGTGTTGCAAAAAATTCTCCCGCTTTTAAAGCTGGTATCAAGACAGGAGATGTCTTAACAAGAATTAATGATACTGCTATAAAAAATCCTTTACAAGTTGGTAATATTGTTGAATATTCTGATATGAATAAAGATTTGAAAATTTCTTTGCTCAGAAAAAAGGAAGGGGGAAAGCTTTTTTCTTCTGTAAATTTTGAAGAAATGAATTTCAAATTAAGGCCATCTCTTTCTCTTTACAATGATAGTAAGAATGCACAAATACATTCTGTATCAAAATTAGGTATAGAACTTGAATATCTTTCAGATAAAGTAAGAAACAATAGAGGTATTAGTGATAATAGAAGTGGCGCAGTCATTGTAAATGTCGACAATGATGATAGCACTAATAAATCTTTTAATCTTAATTTTGGTGATGTTGTGCGTGCTTTTATTATTGGAAATGGTAGCATGACACTTATACAAACAGAGAAAGATTTTTTTAAATTTATACAAGATGTTGATAAATTACAGGCAGGAGACTCTGTTTTATTGTTTATTGATAGATTAGGAGAGAACTTTTCATTGGTATTGAATATTAAGTGA
- the hflK gene encoding FtsH protease activity modulator HflK produces MFRKLYESFILNRRNPWSDDENDSGRGLFSEFINMKNGKYGDMMPNGKMFNIVYFILILLIAFLIYVLSGFYILQPEEEGVELFFGKYSRVTGPGLHYHLPYPIASVKRVKYEFINREDISSYYSSNRSGGEILMLTGDENIVNVDFSLQWKIVDSYKFLYSVNDDPIFTIVNAMEGVMRDVIAQSNIAFILTGEGRAVIASRTKKMLQEILDLYGMGIEVISVQLKTVDPPAKVISAFRDVQTARADREKFINASLAYQNEVIPKARGISYEILENAEAYKQSIILSAQGDAERFRLVYDKYLANPSVMKNRLYIDVMRNILSDSEVIFMNSNSSLLPFLNLDNSGVKNAK; encoded by the coding sequence ATGTTTCGTAAATTATATGAATCTTTTATTTTAAATAGACGTAATCCTTGGTCTGATGATGAAAATGATTCTGGAAGAGGATTATTTAGTGAATTTATAAATATGAAAAATGGAAAATATGGTGATATGATGCCAAATGGTAAGATGTTCAATATAGTATATTTTATATTGATACTGCTTATAGCTTTCCTAATTTATGTTTTGAGTGGTTTTTATATATTGCAACCAGAAGAGGAGGGAGTAGAGCTTTTTTTTGGAAAATATAGTCGTGTTACGGGACCAGGTTTGCACTATCATTTACCGTATCCAATAGCGTCTGTTAAGAGAGTAAAGTATGAATTTATAAATAGAGAAGATATATCATCATATTATTCTTCTAATAGATCAGGTGGAGAAATCCTCATGCTTACTGGTGATGAAAATATAGTAAATGTAGATTTTTCTCTTCAATGGAAAATCGTGGATTCATATAAATTTTTATATAGTGTAAATGATGATCCTATTTTTACGATAGTTAATGCTATGGAAGGTGTTATGAGGGATGTAATAGCTCAATCTAATATAGCCTTTATTTTGACAGGAGAGGGTCGTGCAGTTATTGCTTCTCGTACAAAAAAAATGCTACAAGAGATTCTAGATTTATATGGCATGGGGATTGAAGTTATTTCTGTACAATTAAAGACAGTTGATCCACCTGCAAAAGTTATATCAGCGTTTAGAGATGTGCAAACCGCAAGGGCAGATAGAGAAAAATTCATTAATGCATCTTTAGCTTATCAAAATGAAGTAATTCCCAAAGCTAGAGGGATATCATATGAAATTTTAGAAAATGCTGAAGCATATAAGCAATCGATTATTTTATCAGCGCAAGGTGATGCTGAAAGATTTAGATTAGTTTATGATAAATATCTTGCTAACCCTTCTGTGATGAAGAATAGGTTATATATTGATGTGATGCGAAACATTCTTTCTGATTCTGAGGTGATATTTATGAATAGTAATTCTTCTTTATTACCTTTTTTAAATCTGGATAATTCCGGGGTAAAAAATGCAAAATAA
- a CDS encoding succinate dehydrogenase assembly factor 2, with protein MDFLDNNDELYFIRKKLIYKSIYRGCKEMDLILGKYAKFHLCSMNYEGLLQYSKIMEIDDDLLYYYFCNLESVPTELYLIKEIISFHIASHASC; from the coding sequence ATGGATTTTTTAGATAACAATGATGAGTTGTATTTTATAAGAAAGAAACTGATTTATAAAAGTATTTATAGAGGCTGTAAAGAGATGGACTTGATACTTGGAAAATATGCTAAATTTCATTTGTGCTCTATGAATTATGAGGGGCTTTTGCAATACAGTAAAATAATGGAAATTGATGATGATTTGCTGTATTATTACTTCTGCAATCTGGAGTCCGTTCCTACAGAACTGTATTTAATTAAGGAAATAATAAGTTTTCATATTGCATCACATGCTTCCTGCTGA
- a CDS encoding ComEC/Rec2 family competence protein, translating into MLRKNTAPQNKQEIKKHNQNRSIILIPLALSISIIIHFNNKNFIYNNVYIILAMYALFIILLYISKKLQKKSILMILASFLIGFYISNIQTKENSLLITDNIKDNIYIFITGKILKIKKLKNNQSMLLLENHSNSKNLKLKNVKIYTYNLPKDIYTSDIINTKILLFKTKKANDILSQRFQRYNLIYNISGTGNSISTIKKIYEGDVFIRFFDKIRQDCYERYHEIFHNDKNAANITSSLIIGYRTTLSNDLNEKIKKTGLSHIFAISGLHFNIVIALSFMIINKILSIFRCISLNFNTIKITAFITIFLSTLFIMISGHPISAQRAYWMIIYYLISILINRKTNSIYCFSIVMFAMLIANPTNIFDIGFQLSFLSTFIILSIVNKKNVYNKENNFKKIRKVVNYIIDIAKISTIINIGITPLIAYHFQYLSLIGILANILIIPLISFIIMPTIVLLTIAMMFKDPIFLTCIAKKSIALMIYIIDLLSDIKFASIDTNIIDGYSALFITLGIIFFLSWKGQIRYNAILLFLPCFYSYKTQLNYNNMNIFLSDNNFAIRENNLLYIYKEKHKYSKEEKNWLHINQQKKFIPISDKNRSIKCDYIKCVYDKKSIIILDDDFKIDKRYLENFDNIHHVNIENKRLIN; encoded by the coding sequence ATGTTAAGAAAAAATACGGCACCTCAAAATAAGCAAGAGATAAAAAAACATAATCAAAATAGATCCATAATATTAATACCCCTAGCACTTTCAATAAGCATAATAATACACTTTAATAATAAAAATTTTATTTACAACAATGTATATATAATTTTAGCAATGTACGCTCTTTTTATAATATTGCTATATATATCAAAAAAATTACAAAAAAAATCTATACTTATGATATTAGCGTCTTTTTTAATAGGTTTTTATATATCAAATATACAAACTAAAGAAAATTCATTACTAATAACAGATAATATAAAAGACAACATATATATTTTTATCACGGGGAAAATTCTAAAAATTAAAAAATTAAAAAACAATCAAAGTATGTTATTACTAGAGAATCACTCTAATTCAAAAAATTTAAAGCTAAAAAACGTAAAAATATATACATATAATTTACCTAAAGATATTTATACCTCAGATATCATAAATACAAAAATTCTTCTATTTAAAACAAAAAAAGCAAATGATATATTAAGCCAAAGATTTCAGAGATATAATTTAATATACAATATATCTGGCACTGGAAATTCAATATCTACAATTAAAAAAATATATGAAGGAGATGTATTTATCAGATTTTTTGATAAAATAAGGCAAGATTGCTATGAAAGATATCATGAAATATTTCACAATGATAAAAATGCTGCAAATATTACTTCTTCGTTGATAATAGGATATAGAACGACGCTGTCAAATGATTTAAATGAGAAAATAAAAAAGACAGGTTTATCGCATATTTTTGCAATTTCAGGGCTTCATTTTAATATAGTGATAGCCTTGTCTTTTATGATAATAAATAAAATATTATCAATTTTTCGCTGTATAAGTTTAAATTTTAATACAATAAAAATCACTGCTTTTATAACAATATTTTTAAGCACATTATTTATAATGATTTCAGGACATCCTATCTCAGCTCAAAGAGCGTATTGGATGATAATTTATTATCTTATATCAATATTAATAAATAGAAAAACAAATTCAATATATTGCTTCAGCATAGTAATGTTTGCAATGTTAATTGCAAATCCAACAAATATATTCGATATTGGCTTTCAGTTATCTTTTTTATCTACTTTTATAATATTAAGTATTGTAAATAAAAAAAATGTCTATAACAAAGAAAATAATTTCAAAAAAATAAGAAAAGTTGTTAATTATATAATTGATATCGCTAAAATATCAACAATAATAAACATAGGTATTACCCCCTTAATTGCTTACCATTTTCAATATTTATCATTAATAGGAATATTGGCAAATATATTAATAATACCATTAATATCTTTTATAATAATGCCAACCATTGTATTATTGACAATAGCTATGATGTTTAAAGATCCTATTTTCTTGACTTGTATAGCAAAAAAATCCATAGCATTAATGATATATATCATAGATCTACTATCAGATATTAAATTCGCATCTATAGATACAAATATAATAGATGGTTATAGCGCATTATTTATCACGCTAGGTATAATATTCTTTCTGTCTTGGAAAGGTCAAATAAGATATAATGCTATATTACTCTTTTTACCGTGTTTTTATTCCTATAAAACACAGCTAAATTATAATAATATGAATATATTTTTATCAGACAATAACTTTGCTATAAGAGAAAATAATCTTTTATACATATATAAAGAAAAACATAAATATTCTAAAGAAGAAAAAAATTGGTTGCATATAAATCAACAAAAAAAATTTATCCCTATTTCTGATAAAAATAGATCAATAAAATGTGATTATATAAAATGCGTATACGATAAGAAATCAATTATTATACTTGATGATGATTTTAAAATAGATAAGCGCTATTTAGAAAATTTTGATAATATTCACCATGTGAATATAGAAAATAAAAGATTAATTAATTAA
- a CDS encoding TraR/DksA family transcriptional regulator yields the protein MLSKINLNSDYDPLDDEGEYMNERQLHYFYTKLMDEKNSMLSKLSGNAKTLENSNDTIDAEDMAIKGDIQSKRLRDINEALKRIEEGIYGYCEYSGNEIGIARLKYLPTAKYSIATQEHFDSQNRQTSLRNNWLDD from the coding sequence ATGTTATCAAAAATAAATTTGAATAGTGACTATGATCCTTTGGATGATGAAGGAGAATATATGAACGAAAGACAATTACATTATTTTTATACTAAACTGATGGATGAGAAAAATTCTATGTTAAGTAAATTATCTGGTAATGCAAAAACATTGGAAAATAGCAACGATACAATAGATGCTGAAGATATGGCGATTAAAGGTGATATACAGTCAAAGAGGCTACGTGATATTAATGAAGCATTAAAAAGAATAGAAGAAGGGATATATGGTTACTGCGAATATAGTGGTAATGAAATAGGTATTGCAAGATTAAAATATCTACCTACTGCAAAATATTCTATTGCAACCCAGGAGCATTTTGATTCACAAAATAGACAGACATCATTGCGTAATAATTGGTTGGATGATTAA
- a CDS encoding rod shape-determining protein MreC, whose amino-acid sequence MKKFYIGSKFILFDFLVFGFTKYLVFIRYLSFLFIAIFFVYNDINCNYAINSIRIYTQKIIIVSVNYVTDPFYIVTNRIRKSVFLLLNDYLTHSNSEVQKTYHDHGKDLLIENLIEENNLLRQSMHFINNYSIKNNFEYVSTKSIGGVENDIAHYIMIPVGKKNGITNNSVVIDSKGLVGKVIRVNDNISQVLCITDVNFRTSAFFRNSRNSSLVSGNGKDGLIISYLKETDKTIIPNEEVETLGIYKDVPSEIVIGRVIDDKYIEPFTNCQDSEILYVMKDITF is encoded by the coding sequence ATGAAAAAATTTTATATTGGTAGTAAATTTATACTATTTGATTTCCTTGTTTTTGGTTTTACGAAATATTTGGTATTTATACGTTATCTATCTTTCTTATTTATTGCTATTTTTTTCGTTTATAATGATATAAATTGCAATTATGCAATTAATTCAATCAGAATTTATACACAAAAAATAATCATAGTATCTGTGAATTATGTTACTGATCCTTTTTACATTGTAACGAATAGGATACGTAAATCTGTTTTTTTGCTATTAAATGATTATCTAACGCACTCGAATAGTGAAGTACAGAAAACGTATCATGATCATGGGAAAGATTTATTAATTGAAAATTTGATTGAGGAAAATAACCTTTTAAGACAATCAATGCATTTTATCAATAATTATAGCATTAAAAATAATTTTGAGTACGTATCTACAAAATCAATCGGTGGAGTAGAAAATGACATTGCTCATTATATTATGATTCCTGTAGGGAAAAAAAATGGCATAACAAATAATAGTGTTGTTATAGATAGTAAAGGACTTGTTGGGAAAGTTATAAGGGTTAATGACAATATTTCACAAGTTTTGTGTATAACAGATGTTAATTTTAGAACTTCTGCATTTTTTCGTAATAGTCGTAATAGTTCTTTGGTGTCTGGAAATGGAAAAGATGGATTAATCATATCTTATTTAAAGGAAACAGATAAAACAATTATTCCTAATGAAGAAGTTGAAACTTTAGGCATTTATAAAGATGTACCAAGTGAGATTGTCATTGGGAGAGTTATAGATGATAAATATATTGAACCATTTACGAATTGCCAAGATTCAGAGATATTATACGTAATGAAGGATATTACCTTTTAA
- a CDS encoding O-methyltransferase produces the protein MLHDNRNISNISKDLKYINDIYFLDSKNPCVENIKNSIVDNRSRSIQISRYEGFLLNFFIKCFNIKNVLEIGTMFGYSAAHIANAIPKEGNLVTIEKNIDNYHIAYDNLRMIDRNINIINGDAIDVLYFDQIIKGHYDMMFIDANKSGYCKYLDWADKHLKKGGLIVADNCFLGGRVYDLTNKSKMVRVMREFNNRIADSDKYESIILPMFDGLCIAIKKF, from the coding sequence ATGTTACATGATAATAGAAATATTTCAAATATCTCTAAGGATTTAAAATACATAAATGATATATATTTTCTTGATTCTAAAAATCCTTGTGTGGAAAATATTAAAAATAGCATTGTAGATAATCGTAGCAGATCTATTCAAATAAGCAGATATGAAGGTTTTTTATTAAATTTTTTTATAAAGTGCTTTAATATTAAAAATGTCTTAGAAATAGGGACAATGTTTGGATATTCCGCTGCTCATATTGCAAATGCTATACCTAAAGAAGGAAATTTAGTAACTATTGAGAAAAATATTGATAATTATCACATTGCTTATGATAACCTGAGGATGATAGATCGAAATATTAATATTATCAATGGAGATGCAATTGATGTTTTATATTTTGATCAAATAATTAAGGGACATTATGATATGATGTTTATAGACGCTAATAAATCTGGTTATTGTAAATATTTAGATTGGGCAGATAAACATTTAAAAAAAGGTGGTTTAATTGTTGCAGATAACTGTTTTTTAGGTGGTAGAGTATACGATTTGACAAATAAATCTAAGATGGTTAGGGTTATGAGAGAATTTAATAATAGGATTGCTGATTCTGATAAATATGAATCTATAATACTTCCAATGTTTGATGGGTTGTGTATTGCTATAAAGAAATTTTAA
- the flgB gene encoding flagellar basal body rod protein FlgB has translation MIIDDLVQKMDYSSKRREVISQNIANINTPGFLSKDLEEKKDNSASKFKNIVLTKTNSAHLTSRRLSFAGYNTQINRKRDYMKLDGNNVNLESESMKYTKNNVKYEEYLLLYKKWINIMKSMFSNVSR, from the coding sequence ATGATAATTGATGATTTAGTGCAAAAAATGGATTATTCTAGTAAGAGAAGGGAGGTGATATCGCAAAATATTGCTAACATCAATACTCCAGGATTTTTATCTAAAGATTTAGAAGAAAAAAAAGATAATAGTGCATCCAAATTTAAAAATATTGTCTTAACTAAGACTAATTCTGCTCATTTAACATCACGAAGACTTTCTTTTGCTGGATATAATACTCAGATTAATCGCAAAAGAGATTATATGAAGTTGGACGGAAATAATGTTAATTTGGAATCTGAATCAATGAAATATACAAAAAATAACGTGAAATATGAAGAATATTTATTGCTGTATAAAAAGTGGATAAATATAATGAAGAGTATGTTTTCTAATGTTTCAAGGTGA
- a CDS encoding rRNA pseudouridine synthase: protein MRIAKYIANCGYCSRRQAEKLIYSKKIKIDNKIVESPLTFVNDNNVVKIDEKIIQKSQTKIVLFYKPTGFLTTHKDPQGRKSIFDILPKDMKNLIFIGRLDMQSEGLIILTNNRKIANKLTNPKNEIERQYKVKIFGTTNFQQFILKLKHKIEINDILYKKIDVNIIKRTKNNTTMILTLIEGKNREIRNIMSYFDLKISKLIRIKFDHFSIENLKIGEYKVVSRKHVMQYENLLFP, encoded by the coding sequence ATGAGAATTGCAAAATATATAGCAAATTGTGGTTATTGTTCTAGGCGACAAGCCGAAAAATTAATATATTCCAAAAAGATAAAAATTGATAATAAAATAGTAGAATCCCCATTAACATTTGTAAATGATAATAATGTAGTAAAAATTGATGAAAAAATTATACAAAAAAGTCAAACAAAAATAGTTCTATTTTATAAACCGACTGGTTTTTTGACTACACATAAAGATCCTCAAGGAAGAAAATCAATATTTGACATACTCCCAAAAGACATGAAAAATCTAATTTTTATTGGACGGTTAGATATGCAAAGTGAGGGATTAATAATTTTAACTAATAATAGAAAAATTGCTAATAAATTAACTAATCCTAAAAATGAAATAGAAAGACAATATAAAGTAAAAATTTTTGGAACCACTAATTTCCAACAATTTATATTAAAATTGAAACATAAAATAGAGATAAACGATATTTTATATAAAAAGATAGACGTAAATATAATCAAGCGTACAAAAAATAATACTACAATGATTTTAACATTAATAGAGGGAAAAAATCGGGAAATAAGGAATATAATGTCGTATTTTGATCTTAAAATATCTAAATTAATCAGGATAAAATTTGATCATTTTTCAATTGAAAATCTTAAAATTGGAGAATATAAAGTAGTCAGCAGGAAGCATGTGATGCAATATGAAAACTTATTATTTCCTTAA
- the fabD gene encoding ACP S-malonyltransferase — protein MKSNIASEILFVFPGQGSQFIGMGRELYSTNALVREVFEEANDALSMDLKSVIFDSSDEILTLTENAQPAILCVSIAIFRVLESLLGKDAIKDSVKYFAGHSLGEYTALCANGILSFYDAIRLVRKRGKFMKHAMKDKKGKMAAILFTDILSVDNFINDNKIENCYVANDNGAGQIIISGLDISIDEFINISNNTKKFKRIIPLNVSSAFHSPYMKSIKDDIKSILEEVTFHSSSVSIISNVTATAEDDISIIKSLLIDQIYSKVRWRESIQYAFDKGVREFIEIGPGKVLSTLISKILKDYCNNEDIRVSNIFHEKEVLSFKEKFCTI, from the coding sequence ATGAAATCTAATATTGCTTCAGAAATTTTATTTGTATTCCCTGGTCAAGGTTCACAATTTATAGGTATGGGAAGAGAATTGTATTCTACAAATGCTCTAGTTCGTGAAGTTTTTGAAGAAGCTAATGATGCTTTATCCATGGATTTAAAATCTGTTATTTTTGATAGTTCTGATGAAATTTTGACTTTAACAGAAAATGCACAACCTGCTATATTATGTGTTTCTATTGCAATATTTAGAGTATTAGAATCTCTCCTTGGAAAGGATGCTATAAAAGATAGTGTTAAATATTTTGCAGGGCATTCTTTGGGAGAATACACTGCTCTTTGCGCAAATGGAATTTTATCTTTTTATGATGCTATAAGATTGGTAAGGAAAAGAGGAAAATTTATGAAGCATGCAATGAAAGATAAAAAAGGGAAAATGGCAGCTATATTATTTACAGATATTTTATCAGTTGATAATTTTATTAATGATAATAAAATAGAAAATTGTTATGTTGCGAATGATAATGGTGCGGGTCAAATTATAATAAGTGGTTTAGATATATCTATAGATGAATTTATAAATATTTCAAATAATACAAAGAAATTTAAAAGAATTATTCCTTTGAATGTTAGTTCTGCCTTTCATTCTCCATATATGAAAAGTATAAAAGATGATATAAAATCGATTTTAGAAGAAGTGACGTTTCATTCTTCATCTGTGTCAATAATATCTAATGTTACTGCAACTGCTGAAGATGATATATCTATTATAAAATCCCTCCTTATTGATCAAATATATAGTAAAGTTAGATGGAGAGAATCTATACAGTATGCATTTGATAAAGGAGTTAGGGAATTTATAGAGATAGGTCCTGGAAAAGTTCTAAGTACTCTTATATCTAAGATATTAAAAGATTATTGTAATAATGAAGATATAAGAGTATCCAATATATTTCATGAGAAAGAAGTTTTATCTTTTAAGGAAAAATTTTGCACTATCTAA
- a CDS encoding FAD-dependent thymidylate synthase — translation MRCVVPALDNILGEHFKVLDKGFIRVIDYMGGDSSIVQAARVSYGEGTKHVSKDSGLINYLMKNNHTSPFEMCEIKLHIKLPVFVARQWIRHRTANVNEYSGRYSIMSDDYYIPSKGNICFQSNDNKQGRGNTIDDSLSDEFLKDLISVSEKSKSIYTKYLDSNVSREIARFFLPVNFYTEWYWKIDLHNLFHFLRLRCDNHAQFEIREYANTILNNIVKSWVPISYSAFCKHKINSISLSCDQSLILKKRIKGLPVVDQVNKISARELNYLEDYFEEKF, via the coding sequence ATGAGATGCGTGGTACCTGCATTAGATAATATTTTAGGGGAACATTTTAAAGTTCTTGATAAAGGTTTTATCAGAGTTATAGATTATATGGGAGGAGACTCTTCTATAGTTCAAGCTGCTAGAGTTTCTTATGGAGAGGGAACTAAACATGTAAGCAAAGATAGTGGCCTTATTAATTACCTCATGAAAAATAATCATACCTCTCCCTTTGAGATGTGTGAAATCAAGTTACATATAAAATTACCTGTATTTGTTGCAAGACAGTGGATTAGACATCGTACTGCAAATGTAAATGAATATTCTGGTAGATATTCTATAATGTCGGATGATTACTATATTCCTAGCAAAGGAAATATATGTTTTCAATCAAATGATAATAAGCAAGGTAGGGGAAATACAATTGATGACTCTTTATCTGATGAGTTTTTGAAAGATTTAATATCTGTATCTGAAAAAAGTAAATCTATTTATACAAAATATTTGGATAGCAATGTTTCTCGTGAGATTGCTAGATTTTTTTTACCGGTTAATTTTTATACTGAGTGGTATTGGAAAATTGATCTGCATAACCTTTTTCATTTTCTAAGATTGCGTTGTGATAATCATGCTCAATTTGAAATTAGAGAATATGCAAACACTATATTAAATAACATAGTTAAATCTTGGGTTCCTATTTCTTATTCTGCTTTTTGTAAGCATAAAATTAATTCTATTAGCCTTTCATGCGATCAATCTTTGATTTTAAAAAAAAGGATAAAGGGATTGCCTGTTGTCGATCAAGTTAATAAAATTAGTGCTAGAGAATTGAATTATTTAGAAGATTATTTTGAAGAGAAATTTTAG